One region of Mycolicibacterium insubricum genomic DNA includes:
- a CDS encoding NUDIX hydrolase — translation MRTDYYNDPNAPEPNSVVPSASAIVTDEHGRILLVKRRDNTLWALPGGGHDIGETIADTAIREVKEETGLDVEITGLVGVYTNPRHVVAFTDGEVRQQFSLLFTTKVLGGELAIDHESTDIAWTDPDDIAGLDMHPSMRLRIEHYLQHRASPYLG, via the coding sequence GTGCGCACCGACTACTACAACGACCCGAACGCTCCCGAGCCAAACAGTGTCGTTCCATCGGCGTCAGCGATCGTCACCGACGAACACGGCCGGATCCTGCTGGTCAAACGCCGTGACAATACTCTGTGGGCACTCCCCGGCGGCGGGCACGACATCGGCGAAACCATCGCCGACACGGCCATCCGTGAGGTCAAGGAAGAAACGGGGCTCGACGTCGAGATCACTGGGCTGGTCGGTGTCTACACCAACCCGAGACATGTCGTCGCTTTCACCGACGGTGAAGTTCGCCAACAATTCTCACTGCTGTTCACCACTAAGGTGCTCGGCGGCGAGCTGGCCATCGACCACGAAAGCACCGACATCGCCTGGACCGATCCCGACGACATCGCCGGCCTGGATATGCACCCGTCGATGCGGCTACGGATTGAGCACTACCTCCAACACCGAGCCAGCCCTTACCTCGGCTGA
- a CDS encoding HD domain-containing protein → MSGAMTHRARREAEARLAEQPRRLAHVRGVAGAAERLSRRFDADTADRLVAASWLHDIGYAPSVRRTGFHPLDGAEFARLAGFGELVASLVAFHTGAHVEASERRVSGLSAFSGPPRDVLDALTFCDLMTGPDGTPVSAEGRLRDVLARYGPQDPVHRAVVAGREELLAAVGRVRCWL, encoded by the coding sequence ATGAGCGGGGCGATGACACATCGTGCACGGCGGGAGGCCGAGGCGCGGCTCGCTGAGCAGCCGCGACGGCTGGCGCATGTGCGGGGCGTGGCCGGTGCCGCGGAACGGCTGAGTCGGCGTTTCGACGCGGACACAGCGGACCGTCTGGTAGCGGCGTCCTGGCTGCACGATATTGGCTACGCGCCGTCGGTGCGCCGAACGGGTTTTCATCCACTCGATGGCGCAGAATTTGCCCGGTTGGCAGGTTTTGGGGAGCTGGTCGCGTCATTGGTGGCGTTTCATACGGGTGCGCACGTGGAGGCGTCCGAGCGCAGAGTTTCGGGTTTATCGGCGTTCAGCGGTCCCCCCCGCGACGTGTTGGACGCGTTGACGTTTTGTGATCTGATGACCGGACCAGACGGCACGCCGGTGTCGGCCGAGGGCCGGTTGCGCGACGTGTTGGCGCGCTATGGGCCGCAGGATCCGGTGCACCGTGCGGTCGTTGCTGGGCGCGAGGAGTTGCTGGCGGCGGTCGGACGGGTGCGCTGCTGGCTGTAA
- a CDS encoding FAD-dependent oxidoreductase codes for MFTDRGGWIFDSQFEAEMGAPYLLAHGLGVPVADARTTVTLPEPGTYHVWVRTKDWVPSHHPGRFTVTVGGHTFDREFGATGRGWGWEDAGTVDLAAGESDIVLHDLTGFDGRCDAILLSLDDAPPPDGAGPAARRWRRAQRGHCAQPRAAGEFDVVVVGGGVTGSTAALAAVRLGLRVALIQNRPVLGGNASVEIGISPRGEISALVRELSARHPDGDLVARDVLDAEPNVTVVTEHQVYGVLTEGRRVTSVDARDTRTGTEWRFRAPIVIDCSGTAIIGLLAGARTMFGHESASEYGEPLAPAEHLDEHHGHTLMFRTRDNGTPTSFPEVPWAQAIAKDYANLSGQLVEPGVDNGPGPAAGRFRTPDPEVRRRMLVPASHFWEYGQWLDPYTHGEEIRDHLLCAIYGTFANVKSVEPQTYANLTLDFVAYVAAQGEFRRYLGDYVLTENDIRDHREFDDGVITNSGPFCLHYPIDETYDFRLRDWKWDTRDGLPFEVPFRCLYSADIDNLLVAGKHISVTHIAGSATKFMGNGGQHAIAAAAAASICLRESISPRDVGAEHIDELRSVVEKLTAGSDFPSESTQS; via the coding sequence ATGTTCACCGACCGTGGCGGGTGGATTTTTGACTCTCAGTTCGAGGCGGAGATGGGGGCGCCGTACCTGCTCGCGCACGGACTCGGGGTGCCGGTAGCAGACGCGCGAACGACCGTGACACTTCCGGAGCCCGGCACCTACCACGTCTGGGTGCGCACGAAGGACTGGGTGCCGTCGCATCATCCGGGCAGATTCACTGTGACTGTCGGGGGACATACCTTCGATCGTGAATTCGGAGCGACTGGCCGCGGGTGGGGCTGGGAGGACGCTGGAACTGTTGACCTGGCTGCAGGCGAATCCGACATTGTGCTTCACGACCTCACGGGCTTCGATGGGCGATGCGATGCCATCCTTTTGAGCCTCGACGATGCGCCGCCCCCCGACGGAGCCGGGCCGGCAGCTCGCCGGTGGCGTCGAGCCCAGCGCGGGCACTGCGCGCAGCCACGCGCGGCCGGAGAGTTCGATGTGGTGGTTGTCGGTGGAGGAGTCACCGGTTCGACGGCCGCGTTGGCGGCGGTGCGCTTAGGTCTGCGGGTCGCGCTTATCCAGAACCGTCCCGTTCTGGGTGGCAACGCCAGCGTCGAGATTGGAATTTCCCCTCGCGGCGAGATCAGCGCTCTGGTGCGGGAGCTCTCGGCGCGCCACCCTGACGGCGACCTTGTTGCCCGCGATGTCCTTGACGCCGAACCGAACGTGACCGTCGTCACCGAACATCAGGTGTACGGAGTGCTCACCGAAGGGCGGCGGGTGACCTCGGTCGACGCCCGCGATACCCGCACCGGCACGGAGTGGCGGTTTCGAGCGCCCATCGTTATCGATTGCAGTGGGACGGCGATCATCGGACTACTGGCGGGCGCGCGAACGATGTTCGGACACGAATCCGCGTCGGAATACGGGGAGCCGCTGGCCCCCGCAGAGCATCTCGACGAGCATCATGGCCATACACTGATGTTTCGCACTCGCGATAACGGGACTCCCACGTCCTTTCCTGAGGTCCCCTGGGCTCAAGCGATCGCCAAGGACTATGCGAACCTGAGCGGGCAATTGGTCGAACCCGGCGTCGATAATGGGCCCGGACCTGCCGCTGGGCGCTTCCGCACGCCGGACCCCGAGGTTCGTCGCCGGATGCTGGTTCCCGCAAGCCATTTCTGGGAATACGGCCAATGGCTCGACCCGTACACGCATGGCGAGGAGATCCGAGACCATCTGCTGTGCGCGATCTATGGGACCTTTGCGAACGTCAAATCCGTTGAGCCGCAAACATATGCCAATCTCACGCTGGATTTCGTCGCCTATGTCGCGGCTCAGGGCGAGTTCCGGCGATACCTCGGCGACTACGTCTTGACCGAAAACGACATCCGTGACCATCGGGAGTTCGACGACGGCGTAATCACCAACTCGGGTCCGTTCTGCCTGCACTATCCCATCGACGAAACGTACGATTTTCGGCTCCGGGACTGGAAGTGGGACACCCGCGACGGGCTTCCATTCGAGGTTCCATTCCGATGCCTCTACTCGGCAGACATCGACAACCTCCTGGTGGCCGGCAAGCACATCAGCGTCACACACATCGCGGGCTCAGCCACCAAGTTCATGGGTAACGGCGGCCAGCACGCCATCGCGGCCGCCGCCGCTGCGTCAATCTGCTTGCGCGAGAGCATCAGTCCGCGTGACGTCGGTGCAGAACACATCGATGAATTGAGGAGCGTGGTGGAAAAGCTCACCGCAGGTAGCGATTTCCCCAGTGAAAGCACCCAATCTTAG
- a CDS encoding alkene reductase encodes MNAVLSDPIRLGMIEAGNRILMAPLTRSRASADGVPGRSTATYYAQRASAGMIVSEGICIAPEAIGNPMVPGLWSQAQIDAWQSVTTAVHEAGGVMAAQLWHTGRASHPSVQPEGQLPVGPSPIAIDGLTFARNGRTPYVTPRALDAGEIPQIVGHYASVAANAREAGFDAVELHSANGYLVDQFLQDSSNRRSDRYGGSIENRVRLLVEIVVALVDAVGPGRVGVRISPASAFQDMADSDPHRLFDHVVRVLSEHELAYLHVVEPGIDGWRDARFERTSPIDSGWIRARYAGNIVAAGGYTAESATRAVESGIIDAVAFGRSFIANPDLPRRLIENLPIAEPNRETFYSGGDEGYIDYPVWDESTVRV; translated from the coding sequence GTGAACGCCGTATTGTCAGACCCGATCCGACTCGGGATGATCGAAGCCGGCAATCGGATCCTCATGGCGCCGTTGACGCGTAGCCGTGCGAGCGCTGACGGGGTTCCCGGAAGATCCACCGCGACGTACTACGCCCAACGTGCGAGCGCGGGAATGATCGTCTCCGAAGGCATTTGTATCGCGCCAGAAGCAATCGGGAACCCGATGGTGCCCGGCTTGTGGTCACAAGCGCAAATTGATGCCTGGCAGTCAGTGACCACAGCAGTGCATGAGGCCGGCGGGGTAATGGCCGCGCAGCTGTGGCACACCGGCAGAGCGTCGCATCCCAGCGTGCAACCGGAAGGACAGCTGCCCGTGGGACCGTCCCCGATCGCCATCGATGGCCTCACCTTCGCCCGTAACGGCCGGACTCCTTATGTGACGCCGCGGGCGCTAGATGCCGGCGAGATCCCACAGATCGTTGGCCACTACGCGAGTGTCGCGGCCAACGCTAGGGAAGCTGGGTTCGATGCCGTCGAATTGCACTCGGCCAATGGCTATCTCGTCGACCAGTTCTTGCAGGACAGCTCCAACCGGCGTAGTGACCGGTACGGTGGAAGCATCGAGAACCGTGTTCGGCTGCTCGTCGAGATTGTCGTCGCTCTCGTCGACGCTGTCGGCCCGGGACGCGTCGGGGTACGCATCTCACCTGCGAGCGCGTTCCAGGACATGGCCGACTCCGACCCCCACCGACTGTTCGATCATGTGGTGCGTGTGCTCTCCGAGCACGAATTGGCCTACCTTCACGTCGTAGAACCCGGTATCGACGGCTGGCGCGACGCCCGCTTCGAACGGACCTCGCCGATCGACAGCGGTTGGATTCGCGCACGTTACGCGGGGAACATCGTGGCCGCCGGCGGCTACACCGCCGAATCGGCCACCCGTGCAGTCGAATCCGGCATCATTGATGCCGTTGCCTTCGGCCGATCCTTCATCGCGAACCCCGACCTGCCCCGGCGGCTCATCGAAAACCTGCCCATCGCCGAACCCAACCGCGAGACGTTCTACAGCGGCGGCGACGAGGGCTATATCGACTATCCCGTTTGGGATGAGTCGACGGTCAGAGTCTGA
- a CDS encoding winged helix-turn-helix transcriptional regulator, whose translation MDWLSLDTQNCPVKRTLDIVGEKWSLLLIREAINGVRRFDDFRDHLGVSEAVLADRLRKLVAAEILETRPYRPAGGRTRYEYALTEKGWDTWPIIVSLMQWGDKYTADPEGPFLNVRHADCGAPVRVVVECTDDHTAIAHREVVVSPGASARERTR comes from the coding sequence GTGGACTGGCTGAGCCTGGACACCCAGAACTGCCCCGTGAAGCGAACACTCGACATCGTTGGAGAAAAGTGGAGCCTGCTGCTCATTCGAGAAGCGATCAACGGCGTCCGGAGGTTCGATGATTTCCGCGATCACCTGGGCGTGTCCGAGGCAGTGTTGGCAGACCGGCTCCGCAAGCTTGTTGCGGCGGAGATCCTCGAAACCCGGCCCTATCGACCGGCAGGCGGACGCACCCGCTACGAATACGCGCTCACCGAAAAAGGTTGGGACACCTGGCCGATCATCGTTTCTTTGATGCAGTGGGGCGACAAGTACACCGCCGACCCCGAGGGGCCTTTTCTCAACGTCCGCCACGCCGACTGCGGCGCCCCCGTGCGAGTCGTTGTTGAATGCACTGATGACCACACGGCGATCGCGCACCGCGAGGTTGTGGTCAGCCCTGGAGCATCGGCCCGCGAACGCACGCGGTAG
- a CDS encoding alpha/beta hydrolase, with translation MNKSTWTRSDVTFPSGETTCAAWLYSPAGQKLDLPAPIIVMAHGLGGVKEQRLDAFAERFVEAGYACLVFDYRYFGASGGQPRQLLDVASQRADWKAAIAFVRDLPTVDPDRVVAWGSSFGGGHTIVTAAQDKRLAAAIAQCPFTDGLASARTTGPIAVLKLAALAVRDEIGAQLGRAPVMVPTYGPPGSTALMNASDAASGMEALTPAGVSYPKDVSARIALQIPRNFPGHHAKDVDCPLLVAVCERDTVAPAMQTQKHVAKAPKREIKLYDTGHFDIYVGEWFERVVTDQLEFLARHVPLG, from the coding sequence ATGAATAAGTCCACGTGGACCCGTAGCGATGTCACGTTCCCTTCCGGGGAAACCACTTGCGCCGCTTGGCTGTATTCCCCGGCCGGCCAGAAGCTCGACCTGCCCGCACCGATCATCGTCATGGCTCATGGCCTGGGCGGGGTGAAGGAACAACGCCTCGACGCGTTCGCGGAACGTTTCGTCGAAGCCGGCTACGCCTGCCTCGTCTTCGACTACCGGTACTTCGGCGCCAGCGGAGGCCAGCCCCGCCAACTACTGGACGTGGCCAGCCAACGCGCGGACTGGAAAGCGGCCATCGCGTTCGTTCGCGATCTGCCGACCGTCGACCCCGATCGCGTGGTCGCCTGGGGCAGTTCATTTGGCGGCGGGCACACCATCGTCACCGCAGCGCAGGACAAGCGGCTCGCCGCCGCCATCGCCCAATGCCCTTTCACCGACGGCCTCGCCTCCGCAAGGACCACCGGCCCGATCGCCGTACTGAAACTGGCTGCCCTGGCAGTGCGCGACGAGATCGGCGCCCAGCTCGGTCGGGCGCCGGTGATGGTGCCAACCTACGGCCCGCCCGGGTCGACCGCGCTGATGAACGCGTCTGACGCCGCATCGGGGATGGAGGCACTCACACCCGCCGGCGTGTCCTACCCCAAGGACGTATCGGCCCGGATTGCCTTGCAGATTCCACGCAACTTCCCTGGACACCACGCCAAGGACGTCGACTGCCCTCTGCTGGTGGCCGTCTGCGAACGCGACACCGTCGCCCCGGCGATGCAGACTCAAAAACACGTCGCCAAGGCCCCGAAAAGGGAGATCAAACTCTACGACACCGGCCACTTCGACATCTACGTCGGCGAGTGGTTCGAGCGCGTCGTCACCGACCAGCTCGAATTTCTCGCGCGCCACGTCCCCCTCGGCTAA
- a CDS encoding helix-turn-helix domain-containing protein, whose product MGSRDILRHVMAATGTSQSQLARISGVRQPSISQFLSGTIDFSDDQVDRLLSCMGYRLEVSRQAVNVNLTRSERRSWSMHRQLATHLSATSLTAWQPTIFANIARLRADVRGQPHLANLDDWQRLVSTKDVPALRRVLTGVDRHSIEMREVTPMGGILTDEERQQALRNAV is encoded by the coding sequence ATGGGTTCCCGCGACATCCTTCGCCACGTCATGGCTGCAACCGGGACGAGCCAATCGCAGCTCGCGCGAATCAGTGGTGTCCGACAGCCCAGCATCAGCCAGTTTCTGAGCGGCACAATCGATTTCAGCGACGACCAGGTCGACCGACTGTTGTCGTGCATGGGCTACCGGCTCGAAGTCAGCCGCCAAGCCGTAAACGTGAACCTCACGCGTTCCGAGCGTCGCTCCTGGAGCATGCACCGGCAACTGGCGACACACCTCAGCGCAACCTCGCTCACCGCATGGCAGCCAACCATTTTCGCTAACATCGCCCGCCTGCGCGCAGATGTACGTGGCCAACCGCACCTTGCCAACCTCGACGACTGGCAACGCCTCGTCAGCACCAAGGATGTTCCCGCGCTGCGCCGTGTCCTGACCGGCGTCGACCGCCACTCGATCGAAATGCGCGAGGTCACACCCATGGGCGGGATTCTCACTGACGAAGAACGCCAGCAAGCACTCCGAAACGCCGTGTGA
- a CDS encoding FAD-dependent oxidoreductase yields MRRDQLEHAIRTACQITGQTEVIVIGSQAILGTYPEYELPHLATRSMEVDILPITEVTAVEQRPDGATVTWRDSAGELTQTVGGCVIALPAQAAAEIRVDLDAWRAEYLGSVRRGKLVTPNIALSKAPAGVRATYSMVPRAEHPFLGGFGCDHNKAPGRVPAGKGLLTLTLTNEWCERHFDDDDDRLSAVSVEAAEAFMPGIANDVEFVEISRWHQQYSPVGHYAQLRAYRALTQRLDHTVHFAGEYLSAPNLNAATASGEAAAAALSQTLR; encoded by the coding sequence ATGCGTCGCGACCAACTGGAACACGCAATCCGTACCGCCTGCCAGATCACCGGCCAAACCGAAGTCATCGTGATCGGCTCCCAGGCCATCCTTGGCACCTACCCCGAGTACGAATTGCCGCACCTCGCTACCCGGTCCATGGAAGTGGACATCCTGCCCATCACCGAAGTCACCGCGGTCGAGCAGCGGCCCGATGGGGCCACGGTTACCTGGCGCGACTCTGCCGGCGAACTCACCCAAACCGTCGGCGGCTGCGTCATCGCACTGCCCGCGCAAGCGGCCGCCGAGATCCGCGTCGATCTCGATGCGTGGCGGGCCGAATATCTCGGGTCGGTGCGGCGCGGCAAACTCGTAACGCCGAACATCGCACTATCGAAGGCCCCCGCCGGCGTGCGTGCCACCTATTCGATGGTTCCGCGTGCCGAGCATCCATTCCTCGGGGGTTTCGGTTGTGATCACAACAAGGCACCGGGACGTGTCCCCGCCGGCAAGGGATTGCTCACACTCACACTCACCAACGAATGGTGCGAGCGCCATTTCGATGACGACGACGATCGGCTCAGCGCTGTATCCGTCGAGGCCGCCGAGGCTTTCATGCCGGGAATCGCCAACGACGTCGAGTTCGTAGAGATCAGCCGATGGCATCAGCAGTACAGCCCCGTCGGCCACTACGCACAGCTCAGGGCTTACCGGGCCTTGACCCAACGTCTCGACCACACTGTTCATTTCGCCGGAGAGTACCTATCCGCCCCGAACCTCAACGCCGCCACAGCATCCGGCGAGGCAGCCGCCGCAGCGCTCAGCCAGACGTTACGGTGA
- a CDS encoding protoporphyrinogen/coproporphyrinogen oxidase: protein MGRPKVMVVGAGVAGLTAAFRLQQRGCDVTVLESEDRVGGKTASVQSDGFVVNTGATVLAGSYEALLELARDVGISERFFPVPTPVIGVAKGGRVYTIRGGGLGGLVDFVRTPLLSVRSKFGLARMASGLLRSRTRAGYEDHDARAELDTETVAQYCRRRLNAETCDHLLAPVLGGIFVVEGRDLSMADLWFTLWKVLRGGLLGYRGGVDVLARAVAARLDVRTNATVLAVSRSGDGAVVRWASEHGVHERQVDGVVISVPAPQVGELFPELAAPIASILRSCLQQANFVAVRLALTERPRSPATLVVAGPDELGGIATVSYEHNLSPGAAPAGKGLLGVLLYHEWATPRLGMSDQEFVDAVLRSLEVIEPGISKIVQFSHVTRWIPGALKSTHGTHRQIARLNRLIDPDDRVQLAGDYLGVPSVNGSIVSGDKAAERLSAALGTAFPAAAT, encoded by the coding sequence GTGGGTCGACCAAAGGTGATGGTCGTCGGAGCCGGTGTGGCGGGGCTGACAGCCGCGTTCCGCCTCCAGCAGCGAGGTTGCGATGTCACGGTGCTGGAGTCCGAGGACCGGGTCGGTGGCAAGACCGCTAGTGTGCAGTCCGACGGGTTTGTCGTCAACACCGGGGCGACGGTGTTGGCTGGCTCCTACGAGGCGCTGCTGGAGTTGGCGCGCGACGTCGGGATCTCCGAACGGTTCTTTCCCGTACCGACGCCGGTGATAGGCGTGGCGAAGGGGGGCCGGGTGTACACCATCCGGGGTGGCGGTCTGGGTGGGCTCGTGGATTTTGTTCGTACTCCGCTGCTTTCGGTGCGCAGTAAGTTCGGTTTGGCGAGAATGGCGTCCGGTCTTCTGCGCTCGCGTACTAGGGCGGGTTACGAGGATCATGACGCACGGGCCGAGTTGGACACTGAAACCGTCGCGCAATACTGCCGACGCAGGCTTAACGCCGAGACCTGCGACCACCTTCTGGCGCCCGTGCTTGGCGGAATCTTCGTGGTGGAGGGTCGTGACCTGTCGATGGCCGACCTGTGGTTCACGCTCTGGAAAGTGCTGCGGGGTGGCTTGCTCGGTTACCGCGGCGGGGTCGACGTCCTGGCCCGAGCCGTTGCCGCGCGCCTGGACGTGCGCACCAATGCGACGGTCTTGGCGGTGTCGAGGTCGGGCGACGGAGCGGTGGTTCGATGGGCATCCGAGCACGGGGTGCACGAGAGGCAGGTCGACGGCGTCGTAATCTCGGTGCCCGCCCCGCAGGTGGGAGAGCTGTTTCCAGAACTCGCCGCGCCGATCGCCAGCATTCTGCGGAGCTGCCTCCAGCAGGCAAATTTTGTGGCAGTGCGCCTAGCGTTGACCGAACGACCGCGTTCACCCGCGACGCTGGTCGTCGCGGGCCCGGATGAACTCGGGGGTATCGCCACGGTGAGTTATGAACACAATCTTTCCCCGGGCGCCGCGCCAGCCGGCAAGGGGTTGCTCGGCGTGCTTTTGTATCACGAATGGGCGACGCCGCGCCTCGGTATGTCCGACCAGGAGTTCGTAGACGCGGTTCTGCGATCGCTGGAGGTCATCGAACCCGGTATCTCGAAGATCGTCCAGTTCTCGCACGTGACGCGGTGGATACCGGGCGCCCTGAAATCCACGCACGGCACGCACCGACAGATCGCCCGTCTCAACCGCTTGATCGACCCCGACGATCGGGTGCAGCTGGCGGGTGACTACCTTGGTGTGCCTTCGGTGAATGGCAGCATCGTTTCCGGTGATAAGGCCGCCGAGCGATTGAGCGCCGCGCTTGGAACCGCATTTCCGGCCGCCGCCACGTGA
- a CDS encoding DUF4386 family protein has product MNAGLLQRVSIWIGLAFIPLFIVGLLTAGWLPPPSPNTTAADVARMYAEDRGRIRTGIWILTAASPLLAFYGAALTYHIRQTLGSTVLATAQSLVAACLILEFIFPQLIWQAAAFRGDRDPALVLLFHDLGWLLYMGVVGTAMVQMVICAVVIFADQRPEPLIPRWVAYLCLWSAIGVLGGSFCVFTQTGPVAWNGVIAFWLLAVSFNTWMVTMSITMIAATRRPDKGAVLV; this is encoded by the coding sequence GTGAATGCCGGATTGTTACAACGTGTCTCCATCTGGATCGGCCTTGCGTTCATTCCCTTGTTCATCGTCGGCCTGCTGACGGCAGGTTGGCTTCCGCCGCCCTCGCCGAACACCACCGCCGCCGACGTGGCACGAATGTATGCTGAAGATCGCGGCCGTATCCGCACAGGGATATGGATCCTCACCGCGGCATCACCACTGTTGGCATTCTATGGCGCCGCCTTGACCTACCATATTCGCCAGACCCTGGGCTCGACCGTACTGGCTACCGCCCAGTCGCTGGTAGCCGCATGCCTCATTCTGGAATTTATTTTTCCGCAACTGATCTGGCAGGCTGCAGCCTTCCGCGGCGACCGCGACCCGGCGCTGGTGTTGCTCTTCCACGATCTGGGTTGGTTGCTGTACATGGGTGTCGTCGGAACGGCGATGGTTCAGATGGTCATCTGCGCGGTTGTCATCTTCGCCGATCAGCGGCCCGAGCCGCTTATTCCGCGATGGGTTGCATATCTGTGCTTGTGGTCAGCCATCGGTGTCTTGGGTGGGAGCTTTTGTGTATTCACCCAAACCGGACCTGTCGCGTGGAACGGAGTCATCGCCTTCTGGTTGCTCGCGGTGTCCTTTAACACCTGGATGGTCACCATGAGCATCACAATGATCGCGGCGACCCGCAGGCCGGACAAGGGCGCCGTTCTCGTGTGA
- a CDS encoding TetR family transcriptional regulator produces MARKRGRPEAVDRPTLIAAALRLIDSGGIGALTMRRLATDLDVSPMAPYRHAENKEALLRMVAAEVVADITIPAGGTWETDTEEFFIAFRERLLAHPGVAGLFAGTAFLSETVHDVAEPLLATILAAGFDPDTAVSLFLACASCSIGFAVLVSGVDQVDAAAHTAEPPSAQRHPAIAATIGYLTTDPERRHVAALRAVITGFAGLLDSGSGGSPIT; encoded by the coding sequence GTGGCGCGCAAGCGTGGTCGCCCAGAGGCCGTCGATCGTCCGACACTGATCGCTGCCGCGTTGCGGCTCATCGACAGCGGAGGAATCGGTGCACTGACGATGCGGCGACTTGCAACCGACCTCGACGTCAGCCCGATGGCTCCTTATCGGCATGCGGAAAACAAGGAGGCGCTTCTGCGCATGGTGGCAGCCGAGGTCGTCGCGGACATCACCATTCCGGCCGGCGGAACATGGGAGACCGACACCGAAGAATTCTTCATCGCCTTCCGCGAGCGCCTGCTTGCGCATCCCGGCGTAGCAGGCTTATTCGCCGGAACAGCGTTCCTGAGCGAGACGGTCCACGACGTCGCCGAACCATTGCTGGCCACCATACTTGCCGCAGGGTTCGACCCCGATACCGCCGTTTCACTCTTTCTGGCATGCGCAAGCTGCTCGATCGGCTTCGCCGTGCTCGTTTCCGGAGTCGACCAGGTCGACGCCGCCGCACACACCGCGGAGCCGCCGTCAGCCCAGCGCCATCCCGCCATTGCCGCGACAATCGGGTACCTCACCACAGATCCCGAACGGCGCCACGTCGCTGCCCTGCGCGCGGTGATTACCGGCTTCGCCGGCTTGCTTGACTCCGGATCCGGTGGGTCACCCATAACCTAA
- a CDS encoding metal-dependent hydrolase — protein MTNVTTSPAVRRLNFGFGALDGQTDTDKYFADGSMVFSHLIAILSAIFPPGEDIFVRSVRRYSDQLADPDLRRQVAGFIGQEKTHALHHRELNEQLAAMGYPTAWFEYLLQFTERMEKFLDKQYPGPDRLPRLRHFFLGFTVAAEHFTATWAENILKRPEVQAMMYDPEIRNLLNWHALEELEHKSVAFDVYRAVGVPESTRIRWMRFAQNCGVPLLVLAAWVSIATTDQTGRRQPIRILRETVQMLRTPMWSGFYSAMRPFKKTGFHPDQIDTTELVAYWQRELFGTDGQLADHVR, from the coding sequence ATGACGAATGTGACGACGTCCCCGGCCGTCCGACGACTGAACTTCGGGTTTGGCGCGCTGGACGGGCAGACCGACACCGACAAATACTTCGCCGACGGCAGCATGGTGTTCAGCCACCTGATCGCGATATTGTCGGCGATCTTCCCGCCCGGGGAGGACATCTTCGTCCGGTCCGTGCGCCGCTACTCCGATCAGCTGGCCGACCCGGACCTACGCCGGCAGGTGGCCGGCTTCATCGGGCAGGAGAAGACGCACGCCCTGCATCACCGCGAGCTCAACGAGCAACTCGCGGCGATGGGCTACCCCACCGCATGGTTCGAGTACCTGCTGCAGTTCACCGAGCGGATGGAGAAGTTCCTCGACAAGCAGTACCCCGGCCCGGACCGGCTGCCCCGACTTCGCCACTTCTTCCTCGGATTCACGGTAGCCGCAGAACATTTCACCGCGACCTGGGCGGAAAACATCCTCAAACGCCCCGAGGTCCAAGCGATGATGTACGACCCCGAGATTCGCAACCTGCTCAACTGGCACGCGCTGGAAGAACTGGAACACAAGTCGGTCGCATTCGACGTCTATCGGGCCGTCGGTGTGCCCGAGTCGACGCGCATCCGCTGGATGCGCTTCGCGCAGAACTGCGGCGTCCCGCTCCTGGTGCTGGCCGCCTGGGTCTCGATCGCCACCACCGACCAAACCGGACGCCGCCAACCGATCCGGATCCTGCGGGAGACGGTGCAGATGTTGCGTACGCCCATGTGGTCTGGCTTCTACTCGGCGATGAGGCCGTTCAAAAAGACTGGCTTCCATCCGGACCAGATCGATACCACCGAACTCGTCGCGTACTGGCAGCGAGAACTCTTCGGAACCGACGGTCAACTCGCCGACCACGTGAGGTGA